A portion of the Malania oleifera isolate guangnan ecotype guangnan chromosome 3, ASM2987363v1, whole genome shotgun sequence genome contains these proteins:
- the LOC131151168 gene encoding uncharacterized protein LOC131151168 has protein sequence MDSRGNDIVAGGDNYRDTSSEDDVDALACCKAFVGGVNPIIAEDWVQEIEELLGVLECTEEHKVRFSTFKLVGEVKRYFPTATQEAKAQEFLLLTQGPMTVQQYAARFVELSHFVRHMLLDEPRKAWMFKRGLRHGICARVVALLTQSFSELVDRAMIIEANI, from the exons atggattctaggggaaatGACATCGTAGCTGGAGGGGATAATTATAGGGatacttccagtgaggatgatgTCGATGCTTTGGCATGCTGCAAA GCTTTTGTAGGAGGGGTGAACCCGATTAtagctgaagattgggttcaagagatagAGGAACTGCTGGGTGTGCTGGAGTGCACAGAGGAGCATAAGGTGCGGTTTTCCACCTTTAAATTGGTAGGGGAAGTGAAGAG atacttccctacTGCTACCCAAGAGGCGAAGGCTCAGGAGTTCTTGCTTCTGACCCAAGGACCCATGACTGTACAACAGTATGCAGCCAGGTTTGTGGAGCTATCCCATTTCGTTCGTCATATGCTCCTAGATGAGCCGAGGAAAGCTTGGATGTTCAAGAGAGGTCTGAGGCATGGAATATGCGCACGggtggtggcgttgttgactcagagtttctctgAACTGGTGGATAGGGCCATGATAATTGAGGCCAATATTTAG